Part of the Planococcus plakortidis genome is shown below.
CAAGCATTATACAATATCTTAAAGCTGCGTGTCGAAGTATTTGTTGTAGAACAGAATTGCCCGTATCCCGAATTGGACGGGCTCGACGAAGTTTCAACCCACATCGTTTATGAGGAAAATGGCGAAGTGCTTGCCTATGCCCGGCTGGTGCCTGCAGGGAAGAAATACGATGCGCCATCGATCGGCCGCGTCATCGTCCGGAAAGAGGCGCGTGGCCGTGGGCTGGCGAAAGAACTCCTTGAACGCTCCATCCGCTATATCGCCGAGCAATGGGAAGAACCCGAAATCCAATTGCAGGGGCAAGTGTATTTGAAAGATTTCTATGGTTCATTCGGCTTTGAAGCGATTTCAGATGTTTATGACGAGGATGGCATCCCGCATGTCGACATGAAACGTTCGGCTGCCAAAACAGCTGGCTGATCGATGATTAGCTTTAGCCGATTGGGGTAAACAGGAACTAATAAGAAAAGTAAAAGGAGTGCTGCAAATGGCTAGGAAAAAAGGTGGCGGCAGAGGCTTGCTTTTGGCGGGTCTCGCAGCCGGTGCATATGCATATTTCAAGAAACCGGAAAACCGTGAGAAAGCGACGGTCGCATTTAATGACGTGAAAGCGAAGGTGAATGAGTATATGGAATCCCAAAACTTGGACCACAATAAGAACCAGCAAGACCAAAAGAGCGAAGGCTTGGACAAGACCGACCTGCAGGAAAACAAGATGACGGCAGAAGGCGGCACACAAGCAACCGTCCAATACTACAATGAAAAAGAACAGAAGGAAAAGAAAGAAGACAATGACGACGTCAAACTTTCTTCAAACGATGACAGCGAGGAAAAATCGGAAAATACCGAGTCCGTATCATCCGAGCCGCGTTTGAATACCGATAAGCTGTAAATTTTATAAAGACCGCCTCGGCACGTATGCTGAGGCGGTCTTTTGCGTTGCCAAAAAAATCAGTGTTTGAGCGTCAGCCAATTGGCCAAAGCGACGGACAGCAATAGCGAACCGCTGAACAGGAAACCTCCGTCTGCAGTGAGTGCCAGAGCTCCAGTGATGCCCGATCCTGCGACGACGCCGATAGAGAAGAAGGCATAAAAGTATCCATAAGCCCGTCCTCTTGAGGCGGGTTCTGTCGCATCGATCAATAAGGAATTGATTGAAGGGAATAAGAGGGCGAATCCGAAACCGTATGCGCACATTGCCGCATACAACAGCGGCTCTGATGAGATATTGGCCAGTGCGAATAGCGAAGTCCCCATCACGCTGAAGCCGATGATCAATGTGATGATCGGGCGGACAGCATCGAATAGCCGATTGATCGGCAACAGGAAGACCAGGATGGCCGACAAGCCGAATGTGCTCAGCAAAAGCCCGCTGAGTTGGGCCGGGTAGCCAAGCGCCTCTACTTTCAGCGGCAGCATATACGCGAGCACGCCTTGGGAAAACATCAGGAAGAACGCGCCTGAAAAAGATCGCCAAAGCCCTGCATTCCATTGGAAAGATTCGTGTTTGGCCGGGCGGTCCTGTTGCTTTTTCACCTGATGCTTACGCAATAGGAAGAATGCTGCGACGGCGAGCCCCCCGATCAATGTGCCGGTCAC
Proteins encoded:
- a CDS encoding GNAT family N-acetyltransferase, whose amino-acid sequence is MAWKSYQFDDFTAQALYNILKLRVEVFVVEQNCPYPELDGLDEVSTHIVYEENGEVLAYARLVPAGKKYDAPSIGRVIVRKEARGRGLAKELLERSIRYIAEQWEEPEIQLQGQVYLKDFYGSFGFEAISDVYDEDGIPHVDMKRSAAKTAG
- a CDS encoding MFS transporter, with amino-acid sequence MRFFIYLIIFFAFFDLFAQLPIISPFAVSLGAGPFLAGLAVGMYSLSNTFGNVISGIFSDRKGPYAILLAGLVSTTVALFAYGLAEGPQSLLAIRFLHGLAAGLTVPAAFTYLANRTDHSRRGKNAAISGAFVGLAAIIGPAYGAIYTGRGSVPETMAVTGTLIGGLAVAAFFLLRKHQVKKQQDRPAKHESFQWNAGLWRSFSGAFFLMFSQGVLAYMLPLKVEALGYPAQLSGLLLSTFGLSAILVFLLPINRLFDAVRPIITLIIGFSVMGTSLFALANISSEPLLYAAMCAYGFGFALLFPSINSLLIDATEPASRGRAYGYFYAFFSIGVVAGSGITGALALTADGGFLFSGSLLLSVALANWLTLKH